A portion of the Cryptomeria japonica chromosome 5, Sugi_1.0, whole genome shotgun sequence genome contains these proteins:
- the LOC131034675 gene encoding ADP-ribosylation factor 1-like yields the protein MGNKSSRIPEVSKEVHILMVGLDSAGKTTILYKLNLDEVVQTIPTVGFNVETVKHKNITFVVCDVGGQEKIRPLWKEYIGHSKGVIFVVDSDDRERISEAKDVLHNLLKEKELRDAAVVVFANKNDFPNAMSVLEITEELEMSSLTQRHWHVQSSCATSGDGLYEGLDWLSNNV from the coding sequence ATGGGAAACAAATCCAGCAGAATACCAGAGGTTTCCAAGGAAGTGCATATTTTGATGGTGGGTCTTGATTCTGCAGGGAAAACTACAATCCTATACAAGTTAAACCTTGATGAAGTTGTTCAGACCATTCCCACAGTGGGGTTCAATGTGGAGACAGTGAAGCACAAGAATATTACCTTCGTTGTGTGTGATGTTGGGGGCCAGGAAAAGATCAGGCCCCTCTGGAAGGAATACATTGGGCATTCCAAGGGCGTTATTTTTGTTGTAGACAGTGATGACAGGGAGCGTATTAGTGAGGCAAAAGATGTGTTGCACAATTTGCTGAAAGAGAAAGAGCTGAGAGATGCTGCTGTTGTTGTGTTTGCAAACAAGAATGATTTTCCCAATGCAATGAGTGTTTTAGAGATCACAGAGGAGCTTGAAATGTCTTCTTTAACTCAACGCCATTGGCATGTTCAGAGCTCCTGTGCTACTTCTGGTGATGGTCTCTATGAAGGCTTGGATTGGCTTTCTAATAATGTGTAG